The sequence below is a genomic window from Flectobacillus major DSM 103.
CTATGTAGTAAATGCTATTTTGGATGCTGCCTTTGTATCGGCCAAAACCAAACAGTGGGAGGCCGTAAAATTACCAATCTGGCGAGGGTTAGTAGGGCAAACTCCTCCCTCGGTTTATAAAGAATACGACGCCGACCATTGGCTTATCAAAGAAGAATTATTGCCTAATGGCGACAAAAAAGTGATTTTGAAGAAAAAAACTAATGGCGAGGTAATTGAAATCGAAACACTTTCAAATTTGTGATATATCATGACAAAACCCACCTTGACCCCAGCACAAATAGAACAGTATCACTGCGATGGATACTTGATTCTAAGGCATTTCTTTCAGGCCGAAGAAGTGTCCAAACTCTATAATATTGCCATTGAGGATGAGGTAATTAGCAAAAATGCTATGAGTGTCAATGATAGCTCAGGCAAACGAAGCAAGCTTTCGTTATGGTACAAACCTGGCAATGACATTTATGGCTTACTAACAAGAAGTGAAAGCTTGGTAAAGGCGGTCAACTATTTGCTCGATGGCGATGCGGCTGTATGTCATTTTCATTCAAAGCTCATGCAAAAAGAACCAAAAGTAGGAGGGGCTTGGGAATGGCATCAAGATTACGGATATTGGTATAAAAACGAATTTATTTTACCCAATCAAATGATGTCTGTGATGGTGGCTATTACCCAAGCTAACCCCGAAAATGGTTGTTTGCAGGTTATCAAAGGCTCGCATAAAATGGGACGGGTAGAGCATGGTTTTTCGGGCGAGCAGGTAGGGGCTTCTCAGCGATATGTTGACTTGGCACTAAAAACAATGGATTTGGTATATGTTGAACTAGAGGCGGGCGATGTACTTTTTTTCCATAGTAATTTA
It includes:
- a CDS encoding phytanoyl-CoA dioxygenase family protein yields the protein MTKPTLTPAQIEQYHCDGYLILRHFFQAEEVSKLYNIAIEDEVISKNAMSVNDSSGKRSKLSLWYKPGNDIYGLLTRSESLVKAVNYLLDGDAAVCHFHSKLMQKEPKVGGAWEWHQDYGYWYKNEFILPNQMMSVMVAITQANPENGCLQVIKGSHKMGRVEHGFSGEQVGASQRYVDLALKTMDLVYVELEAGDVLFFHSNLLHRSEANLSDKARWSLISCYNRASNIGYNASTASISSITPIDLVPDEALLTWHTAGLSEEVADFLVKEADIALK